In Patescibacteria group bacterium, the following are encoded in one genomic region:
- a CDS encoding ZIP family metal transporter: MILLVIVIIILSILLGGLFAIRFRDKLHLILGFSAGAVIGVAFFDLLPESIELATKDYSFNFVALFMAIGFSLYMILDRAFSLHVHQKDDCEKPSHRGKLGAATLSFHSFLDGFGIGMAFKVSPAVGWVVAAAVLSHSFSDGINSVSMILKNKGHRKEAISWLVLNALAPAVGIFMTLFITISESILGLILAIFTGLFFYVGASDLIPESHHRHPTIWTTFMTILGMAVLYLVIHFAL, translated from the coding sequence ATGATTTTATTAGTCATCGTAATTATAATTTTAAGCATCTTGCTAGGCGGCTTGTTCGCAATTCGTTTTCGAGACAAGCTTCATCTAATTTTAGGTTTTTCCGCTGGCGCAGTGATTGGCGTGGCTTTTTTCGATTTATTACCCGAGTCGATCGAATTGGCTACCAAAGATTATAGCTTTAATTTTGTGGCACTTTTTATGGCGATAGGCTTTTCATTATATATGATTTTAGACCGTGCCTTTTCTTTGCATGTGCACCAAAAAGATGATTGCGAAAAACCAAGTCATCGCGGCAAGCTTGGGGCGGCGACTTTATCGTTTCATAGCTTTTTAGATGGTTTTGGTATTGGCATGGCCTTTAAAGTCTCACCGGCCGTAGGTTGGGTTGTCGCAGCCGCAGTTTTATCTCATTCCTTTTCTGATGGAATTAATTCAGTAAGTATGATTCTGAAAAATAAAGGCCATCGGAAAGAAGCAATCTCTTGGTTGGTTTTAAATGCTTTAGCACCAGCTGTGGGCATATTTATGACTTTATTTATAACTATTTCCGAATCAATTTTAGGTTTAATTTTGGCTATTTTCACGGGATTGTTCTTTTATGTTGGTGCTTCTGATCTAATTCCAGAAAGCCACCATCGTCATCCCACAATTTGGACAACCTTTATGACAATTTTAGGAATGGCAGTTTTGTATTTAGTAATCCATTTTGCTCTTTAA
- a CDS encoding MopE-related protein: MKSKDNKTNRFSKLTIIFLLLVVVFAIEYLYLDKCLKFVLPRIVQKLEAGTLASALSGAAPVWSNSANTSQDFWFVGDFSGDGKDDLAFVKNVSISTQRWYVKLSTGTSFGAAAIWEADFGNLGDSWFVGDFTGDGKDDLALVRNVSSAAQRWYVLPSTGTEFGAAAIWEADFGNLGDKWFVGDFNADSRSDLALVKNISAGTQKWYTILSSGSDFGTAAIWAPDFGNLGDKWFAGDFNADSRSDLALVRNVSAGVQRWYISLSSGTSFLAPTIWAPDFGNLGDSWFVGDFNKDNRSDLVMVRNVSSIVKRWYIFYSNGVVFENLKIWAADFGNSRDVWYLGDFKGDNHDEISLVRVISTTSQRWYVLNTIIDADSDNYGSAGEGGNDCNDNNASIHPGVTETCSNGIDDNCSGLVDEGCSGQNKKVLSGMTDYPWYHGCTPTSGGNMIAYWDQFSQYQNLFIGDANVWNARTQAMVASQAFVDAGNTYVGHNPQSLADFMQTVGYLTYTSMAAPGLHDYAAWDDPALPSPLKEAYQNTATLKDIFYDNYTYDNFKSEIDADRPVMFSVFADSPDGVVGHSVVAFGYYVDQSNNQFYAVRDTWHNGLSWAPPGAFIDVDGIEWWIWREDGQGYRQDWDWSIDSANTFQLTQ; encoded by the coding sequence ATGAAATCCAAGGATAATAAGACAAATCGTTTCTCAAAATTAACCATCATTTTTTTGCTTTTAGTGGTCGTTTTTGCGATTGAATATTTATATTTGGATAAATGTTTAAAATTTGTCCTGCCTCGGATTGTCCAAAAATTAGAAGCTGGCACTTTGGCATCTGCTCTTTCTGGAGCAGCTCCAGTCTGGTCAAACTCGGCAAATACCTCCCAAGATTTCTGGTTTGTGGGTGATTTTTCCGGAGACGGCAAAGATGATTTGGCTTTTGTTAAAAATGTTTCCATTTCTACCCAACGTTGGTATGTTAAATTATCAACTGGGACAAGTTTTGGCGCGGCCGCAATTTGGGAAGCGGATTTTGGCAACTTAGGTGATTCCTGGTTTGTGGGAGATTTTACCGGGGACGGCAAGGATGATTTAGCTTTAGTGCGAAATGTTTCCTCAGCCGCACAACGCTGGTATGTTTTACCCTCAACCGGTACTGAATTTGGCGCGGCCGCAATTTGGGAAGCGGATTTTGGCAATTTAGGTGACAAATGGTTTGTCGGCGATTTCAACGCTGATAGCCGCTCAGATTTAGCTTTGGTAAAAAATATCAGCGCCGGCACCCAAAAATGGTATACAATTTTATCATCAGGTTCAGATTTTGGCACCGCCGCTATTTGGGCTCCCGACTTTGGCAATTTAGGCGATAAATGGTTTGCGGGAGATTTCAACGCTGACAGCCGCTCAGATTTAGCCCTGGTGCGAAATGTCAGTGCTGGAGTTCAAAGATGGTATATTTCGCTATCGTCTGGAACCAGTTTTTTAGCTCCCACTATCTGGGCACCGGATTTTGGCAATTTAGGTGACTCATGGTTTGTGGGAGATTTCAATAAAGACAATCGTTCAGATTTGGTCATGGTTCGAAACGTGAGCAGTATTGTTAAAAGATGGTATATTTTTTATTCAAACGGTGTTGTTTTCGAAAACTTAAAAATTTGGGCTGCGGATTTTGGTAATTCGAGAGATGTTTGGTATCTCGGCGATTTTAAAGGTGATAATCATGACGAAATTTCATTAGTTAGAGTAATAAGCACTACTTCTCAAAGATGGTATGTTTTAAATACCATTATTGATGCTGACAGTGATAATTATGGCTCAGCTGGTGAAGGGGGCAATGACTGCAATGACAATAACGCTTCGATACATCCTGGAGTCACTGAGACTTGTTCAAATGGTATTGACGATAATTGTTCGGGTTTAGTTGATGAAGGGTGTTCAGGACAAAACAAAAAAGTTCTATCTGGTATGACTGATTATCCTTGGTATCATGGTTGCACCCCAACTTCTGGTGGAAATATGATTGCATATTGGGACCAATTTTCGCAATATCAAAATCTATTTATTGGCGATGCCAATGTTTGGAATGCAAGGACTCAAGCGATGGTGGCGAGTCAGGCTTTTGTCGATGCTGGAAATACTTATGTGGGTCATAATCCGCAATCATTAGCAGATTTTATGCAGACAGTTGGTTATTTGACATACACCTCAATGGCCGCGCCAGGTTTGCATGATTATGCCGCTTGGGATGATCCAGCCTTGCCAAGCCCATTAAAAGAAGCTTATCAGAACACTGCCACACTTAAGGATATTTTTTACGATAATTATACTTATGATAATTTTAAAAGCGAAATTGATGCTGACAGACCGGTAATGTTCAGTGTCTTTGCAGATTCACCTGATGGCGTGGTTGGTCATTCGGTGGTTGCCTTTGGCTATTATGTGGACCAAAGTAATAATCAATTTTATGCCGTCAGAGATACTTGGCATAATGGTTTGTCTTGGGCACCGCCCGGCGCTTTTATTGATGTAGATGGAATCGAATGGTGGATTTGGCGAGAAGATGGCCAAGGATATCGTCAAGACTGGGATTGGTCAATTGATTCTGCAAATACCTTTCAATTAACTCAATAA